The genomic window TTGAATTATATTGTTTTTaaagggttaacacacacaggtacttccggcgccgacagagatggccgcctcgcttcgcgttcctaggaaactatgcagttttttgttttttttacgtgttatttcttacattagtaccccaggtcatcttaggtttcattacatacagccgagaagaactactgaatataagatcagcgtcaactcaccatcagtacgaccaagaatatgtttttcaaacatctttctggtaagaagacgggcgatgttcacctgatttagaattcctcacaatcaaatgtagaccgcattatctaccaagagaattctcttcgccgtatatatcccccccaagcatcGATGGCTctgatcctgtgttctgccttacaaccagatCCTGTGGAACCAGTGTGTGGATCACATGCAAACCCAatcaaaaaaacgactcagaaaaagagggaaacgaagtggTCTTctgctaatctgaaaacaagtcagactgcgcaaccaggggtggaaagaccctgggcTCATAAGGTCGGAAAAGCACCACATTTTGTTGATCCCCTAGCAttctgaggtctgtccaacgctggttgCCAATGtccatgactgaatacaaacagtgcagctattccctccaaggctatcaaacaagctgaAGCGCCAGCTTTTAACAGAGACAaaatagaatctcaattcaacggctcagacacaagaggcatgtggcagggtctacagtcaatcacggactacaggaagaaacccagcccagtcacggaccaggatgtcttgctcccaggcagactaaataactttttgcccgctttgaggacaatacagtgccactgacacggcctgcaacgaaaacatgcggtctctccttcactgcagccgaagtgagtaagacatttaaacgtgttaaccctcgcaaggctgcaggcccagacggcatccccagccgcgccctcagagcatgcgcagaccagctggccggtgtgtttacggacatattcaatcaatccctataccagtctgctgttcccacatgcttcaagagggccaccattgttcctgttcccaagaaagctaaggtaactgagctaaacgactaccgccccgtagcactcacatccgtcatcatgaagtgctttgagagactagtcaaggaccatatcgcctccaccctacctgacacccttgacccactccaatttgcttaccgcccaaataggtccacagacgatgcaatctcaaccacactgcacactgccctaacccatctggacaagaggaatacctatgtgagaatgctgttcatcgactacagctcggcattcaacaccatagtaccctccaagctcgtcatcaagctcgagaccctgggtctcgaccccgccctgtgcaactgggtactggacttcctgacgggccgcccccaggtggtgagggtaggcaacaacctctcctccccgctgatcctcaacactggggccccacaagggtgcgttctgagccctctcctgtactccctgttcacccacgactgcgtggccatgcacgcctccaactcaatcatcaagtttgcggacgacacaacagtggtaggcttgattaccaacaacgacgagacggcctacagggaggaggtgagggccctcggagtgtggtgtcaggaaaataacctcacactcaacgtcaacaaaactaaggagatgattgtggacttcaggaaacagcagagggaacacccccccatccacatcgatggaaaagtagtggagagggtagcaagttttaagttcctcggcatacacatcacagacaaactgaactggtccactcacacagacagcatcgcgaGGAAgtcgcagcagcgcctcttcaacctcaggaggctgaagaaattcggcttgtcaccaaaagcactcacaaacttctacagatgcacaatcgagagcatgctggcgggctgtatcaccgcctggtatggcaactgcaccgccctcaaccgtaaggctctccagagggtagtgaggtctgcacaacgcatcaccgggggcaaactacctgccctccaggacacctacaccacccgatgctacaggaaggccataaagataatcaaggacatcaaccacccgagccactgcctgttcaccccgctgtcatccagaaggcgaggtcagtacaggtgcatcaaagctgggaccgagagactgaaaaacagcttctatctcaaggccatcagactgttaaacagccaccactaacattgagtggctactgccaacacactgtcaatgacactgactctactccagccactttaaccatgggaattgatgggaaatgatgtaaatatatcactagccactttaaacaatgctaccttatataatgttacttaccctacattattcatctcatatgcatacgttgatactgtactctatatcatcgactgcatccttatgtaatacatgtatcactagccactttaactatgccacttggtttacatactcatctcatatgtatatactgtactctatcatctactgtatcttgcctatgctgctctgtaccatcactcattcatatatccttatgtgcatattctttatccccttacactgtgtataagacagtagtttttttggaattgttagttagattacttgttcgttattactgcattgtcggaactagaagcacaagcatttcgctacgctcgcattaacatctgctaaccatgtgtatgtgacataaaatttgatttgatttgatttaggtaaAGATGTTGATCACATATTAAACATTTCATTACAAACCATGTAAATGATAACGTTAATGGCCCAGTGCAGCCAACATTTAGTTTTTCTTGTGTTATatgcagctgatgaaactaacactgtaaaagtgtgaaaacaTTTGATAAGTGTTATTTTCCTGATAGTTGGTGGTTGAACATACAATCTACACGGGACCTTCTAGTCATCAGGTTTGCATGGATGGGAGTTtcagcttttttgttgttgcagtaattgagttaatagaccaataaagagagagaaaaaagaaaagagaTACCTCTATGCCAATAATGTTTTTAgtgttcccctccccactcagaccactcagacAACTTCCAGACAGTACAAGCAAAAAAACAGGTTTTGCTCATTTTTatggaaatctattacagtaaggtcATTAATTGTTAGATCAgatatgatttgatattgatataaaaatggTTGCATTGGGCCTTGAAAATACATCATATTTCTAGTTGTGGGTTCAGGTGATGCATGTTTTCTGACATGCAGTATGTGACTTGGAGAAATATGACACAATGATTAAAGATTGATTAACATATGGTAAAGGTTACTGGCAAACAAATCATTCATACTACAATGCTGACCTCTTTAAGCTGATGTAAAGGTCAACTTACAGTTCTTGAattacattgttgtttaagggcttgaaaataagcatttcacggtaaggtctacacctgttttattctgcGCATGTGATCTCACAGCAAATTCTCACCctactctctttccatttccatATTCTTCTTGATTAAATCGGCAATTGTCCCTTTCTTTTCCTCAAGTTCCTTCAActtctgcttgtctccctccTGGTTGGCACGCTGAATCTGGTTCTTGAGACTCGGCTCCAAGTGAGGCATCAAGGCGTTCTTCCTCATATTTTGGAAACATTCTGTGAGTTGAGCTCTCAGATTTGTATGGTCGTCAGCATATCTCTGGTGTCCTCTGACATGTTTCTTGTGACTGCATCTCTGTGGGCACATGATGCATTTCCCTCGTAACATGACTTGGCAGAAGTAGGGGTGACAAGCTATGCACCCGGTATGGCAGTTCATCTCACACACTGTGCAGCAGATTGCTCCCACCTCTGAAGGGATCCTTCCATGTTTGAAACAGTCCTCCAGCTTCAAGCGTTCCACCAATACCTCTATCGTCTGCTTGGTGCGTTGATGTTGCATTCCGTTTAGCTTATCAAAGAATCCTCTCATGCTTTTCATGCTGTTTTCCCATGTTGTCTCATAGATTTTGTCATAGAAAGGGTTTCTGGTCTGAAAGAGGTGAGTGTTGAATGTGAAGTGAACCGGAACCTTGTCGCCTAGGAGTTTGTACTCCATGATGATGTCGAGAACCTCCGGTCTGGTCTCGTCAGAGTGAGTGATGAGGGTGATGATGTTATCTTTCATGTCCTTGCCCAAGAGGGACAGGAACGCGTCAAAGATGTTTCTCTGATGTTCTGTCAGACGGTTCTGCGTTGCCTTCACCACGTGGCAGACAGCGTCGATGTggtccactctctcctcttccagcAGCATTCTTAGTTTCTCTATCAAAGGTCTGAGTccatctctgtcctctatccctggTGTATCAATGATGGTGAGAGAGAAAGGCAACTCAGCGTCCTCCCAGCCAAAGATCTCATAGGCTGTCACAGCATTGGTTCTAGGATCGTGAGCCCAGCACGTCTCTCTGTCTTTGAAACGCTCTGTGATTTGGAACCTGGCGTTATCCTCCCACTTAACTCTGATGGCGAAGTTGACCATAGCGTTGACTAGTGTGGTCTTCCCTGCCCCAACCTCTCCTAGGATCAGCAGGGTCTTGTTCCTCTTGCAAGGGTTGTGGTTTCCTATGGTCCATCTCCGGACTCCGTCCCTCCCATCCACGTCCTTCCGCTTGGTCTTCAGCAGGTACCTTGCAGGTGGTGCTGGGTTGATCACTATGCTGTCTCTACTGATCGTCTCTTTCAATCTTGGAGGATGGTCACCATTCAGTGTGAAGTCCCTGCAAGGTAGTCATAATCCTTTAGATTATTATGATTATAATTATGATTATTCtaggaaaatagtttttttttataaAATCAAGTGTATATATGTGTTGTTATTAAATATAGATGTTATAAaatgaaaatattttttattagatttttatATATGTAAATGATAATACCTATTAGTTTCACTTACCCCAAGAACTCTGTGTTGTTGACGGTTTCCATTTCAGTTCTCAATAATGTTCAACGAACCAGATACATCAGCTCTACAGACTCTATCTCAGCACCTGAACTGTAAAGAAGATATGGTTAAAAAGAAGTTACCACGCTTGCATATTTTATCACTGTATAAATAATTTCCCCATCTACTGTATAGTAGTGACTGAGTTCAAATGAACAGAGGAATTATATCCTGTACCTGTGAGTCCAGAAGGATTGTGGAAACCCTGTCCGGTTGTGATGTCTTATGTTCTGCAAATAGTTCCAGTTCAACTGGTTTCTGAAGTATGTAATTCTAATAAACACTTCCCAGAATGACATTGTACTactgtattacagtaaacaaGATGTTGCACAATCTCTTAACATAATCACCAATGCTAGATTTCAGTCAATATGAATCAGTAGGGACACAGGACCCATGTGGATTTTAttaatatgtgtatatatatatagccagAGAAAGAAAAGCTATAATCATTTGGATTCTCATCTGTTAAAAAGTAAGGTCAGAGTTATGTAAACATTTTATGAAGAGCAACAAGGAAACAAAAAATAATCTTATTATTATCTTTCCTCATTCCTTGAATATGCTGTTCACAGCAGAGTAAAAGAGAGTCCAGACAGAGAGCACAGATAAGAACTGGGTGAGATGTAGTATCATTAGACAGATATGGTCCCAGAACTAAGTATTTGGCATTGTTAAATCATATGTATCCTAATGTAGCAATGTTATTACCTTGATACACTGTGAGTGTATTTTGATAATGATCTGTATCATTTGTTTTGCTAGAGGAGCCATAGTTTACATTATAACTGTGTGTTCCAGTGCTGCTCTTGGTCTGGTATGTGCTCAGTGCTGGGCCTGTTTTTACAGAGTCTCTTCCATTGATTCCCACTCTCTTTTATTTATGTTTGTTTACTCTGCCGTTTGACTCGAGAAGCTCCCTATCGTTTTTATTGTCCAATGCAATGAAGGGTGCTTTCATCACCATTTGCCTCCAGGTCAAAGGTGACAATGGAGACAAATGGGCTACTGTACAGAGTGATGAACAGGCTGCTCTGAACCAGGGAACATACATCCAATTCATGGATCGCAACGCTCCATTGTTTCACCATTGGAAGCGATTGACTGCATCCTGAAACAAATCGGCCTAAAGAATGAAACATTTGCCACAATGtacagtagggctgggaattgccagggacctcacaatacgatattatcacaatacttaggtACCGATACAATATGTTTTGCGATtatcacgattctatatgtattgcgattcgatactgtgattttattgtgatTCAATATTCCAAACATATTACTCACCATGTGCCTGCTGCAAAGGGACAAGCGAGAGCCATGAGAAACCAAGGTTTGATcgatcatggaaataaaagtgctgaaaaccaAGTAGCTTCCTATTCAAAAAGAACACAGAGGACAAGCTATGGAGGAAAAATACTGGTGTTTTGGTGTTGGTACAGAcagttgttaatgttgtaaatgacatttgcagctggaaacggcagattttctatggaatatctaccgaggcgtacagaggcccattatcagcaaccatcactcctgtgttccaatggcacgttgtgttcgctaatccaagtttatcatgttaaaaggcaaattgatcattagaaaacctttttgcaattatgttagcacatctgaaaactgttgttctgattaaagaagcaataaaactgtccttctttagactagttgagtatctggagcgtcagcatttgtgggttcgattacaggctccaaatggtcagaaacaaagaacttccttctgaaacttgtcagtctatcttgttctgagaaatgaaggctattccatgcgagaaattgtctagaaactgaagatatcgtacaactctgtgtactactcccttcaaattacagcgcaaactgtctctaaccagaatatgaagaggagtgggaggccacggtgcacaactgagcaagaggacaagtacattagagtgtctagtttgagaaacagacacctcacaagtcctcaactggcagcttcattaaatagtacccgcaaaacaccagtctcaacatcaacagtgaagaggcgactccgagatgctggtcttctaggcagagttcctctgtccagtgtctgtgttcttttccccatcttaatcttttttttaTTGGCCTCTCTGGGATATggttttttctttgcaactctgcctagaaagaaactgtttttttttcttctcatataCATAAACAAACAGTCACACAGCCAGGAGTGGTGGGGGcggagtcaagcgcagagagcagaggataatGGGGGAAACCAAACTTTATTGCGGTATCCAAAATAAACGGCAAAAACAACAGGCAATAATCAAGTGTCCAACCCAAAACTGGGCACAAACAGACAGGGCACACAACACGCAACCAACCTAGACTAacagaaaacaagcccgcacaaaaacaggcgggcctaacaggcttaaatagtccTGAACCAAAActcaaacaagaaacaggtgcaaccaataagacataacaaacagaaaaggaaaaggggatcggtggcagctagtagaccggcgacgatgaccgccgagcgccgcccgaacaggcaagggagccaccttcggtggattCATGACACAGTCAATTTTTCacatatccatttgtcttgtcttgttttcatacacacctgcttttcatttccccaatcaatctacttgtatttaaccctctgtttacccttcatgttttgtgtgtaatatTTTTCATGTCTAGTGATGTTCATGAACCTATTTAACCTATTTAGACTAGTGACCGTAAAACACGCTTTCAGTTATAAGGCTCTAAAAATGTTACTGAATGATCTATCAATGCATTTCCAGCAAATATTGAAATAATAAAGAGTCTCAATGAATGATGTGCAGAGTCACAAGTTTAGTGTAAATTGTCACATGACCAGAGCTGTTTACTTCCTGGTTGCACCATGAGAAGAGGATGGCTGCATCAAAGCTCCCAAACAAATGGTTAGTAAAGAATGCTAACATAAAGTTAGGACAAAGGATTTTGGTACACATCATCTTTAAGGTGTCTAGTATTGATATATGCATTTGAAATTACTCAACTTGGTTCAGTGTGGTCATAGAATGTGTAAACATGTTGACGGTAACAATAGTGACCAAGCGGGATAACACAGTGCATCATacacatagttatacacatacatagttcttgtTCTACCTGACTTtctactctgttctttcttttagTTTCAATTTGAGTCAAGTTCTGGATATGTTGGATCTAGGTGACAGCCCAGACAAGGCATGCAACATTGCAGTTATCCCTCAAAATGAGAAAGATGCTGTCCTGAGTGATTGTGATAGCGATAGGTCATATATGGGCTATGGACAGACCATTTGCCAGCCAGGCTGTTGAATGCATATGCTGAACCTATGCAAACAGATCATGACAGGAACAACGTTATCAGTGATGATGacccacccctcaccccctccacAATCTTCCCCACCCCCTCCATTGTTGATAATGAAGAGCCAAGAGCCACTACCCACCAGAGGGTCCTGTCAGAAGAGCCAAGGGCCTCTACAAGCCATAGGGGTTAGCCAGAAGAGCCAAGGGAAAAGCTGGTGGTCAAAAATAAAGATTGAGTGTTCAAACGATCGAAGAGGCCTGCCACCGATGTGATTCCAAAACACATAGTATACAGCCCAAATATGCAAAAGTTTGGCATGAAACCACTGAGCCACGGAAGGAGATCTTTACTGGCTGCTACTGTTGAAGATCAGGCAAGATATGATAAAGcttctcactggccaatcaacacGATGCACTGGTTCCAGAGACAAACGTACTACCTATGCATGTGAGTCATCACTGCACATTGACAAGAAACCATGGACAGTAGAAAAGGAGATACCTACAAAAGAAAAATGCATGTGAGAAATGCAAGCAGCGACTCTAGGAAGAAAAGAAAACTGCACTAGGAAGAAAAGAAAATTGAGAAGCTTCAAGATATACCATGGACAGTCAAAGAAAAGGAGATAGGAAGAAAAGACAAGTCAAAGGGTGcaacagaaaagaaaagaaaagctgAGGAAAATACAACGGAAGGAAgaaaaaaagtcaaagggtgaggAGAAGCAAAACGGACTCTAGGAAGAAAAGACAAGTCAAAGGGTGAGGAGAAGCAGTGCAACAGACTCTAGGAAGAAAAGACAAGTCAAAGGGTGAGGAGAAGCAGTACAACGGACTCTAGGAAGAAAAGAAAAGTTGACGAAAAAGAATCAAAATGAATTAAATGTTTTTGAAAAGAAGGTCAATTGATTCAAGACATCCTGTATGACAGTAGGTCTGACTGATCACAGTTTAAAATAGTGATGCACAAactaattgtcacaccctgaccatagtttactttgtatatttcaatgttttggttggtcagggtgtgggctgagtgggcattctatgtttcatgtctagtttgtctatttctatgtctggcctgatatggttctcagtcagaggcaggagttagtcattgtctctgattgggaaccatatttaggtagcctgggtttcactgtgtgtttgtgggtgattgttcctgtctttgtgtttgcaccagatagggctgtttcggttttcacatttcattattttgtagtttctttATGTATAGtttcttcatgtatagtttcttccttcattaaaataacatgaatcatcatcacgccacattttggtccgactctccttcaccacaagagaaccgttacagaatcacccaccgcaacgggaccaagcggcgtgtcaacaggcaggagccacaggagaagcaacaaaggcagcaacagcggtgcaatgaggattggacatgggacgatatattggatggcaagggttgctatacatgggaggagatcctggcgggaagggatcgccttccatgggaacaggtggaggcagcgaggagagcagaggcagctggagagaggagccggtgatatgagggaacacggttggcaagggagcccgagagtcagccccaaaaatttattggggggctcacagggagt from Oncorhynchus tshawytscha isolate Ot180627B unplaced genomic scaffold, Otsh_v2.0 Un_scaffold_4_pilon_pilon, whole genome shotgun sequence includes these protein-coding regions:
- the LOC112237924 gene encoding uncharacterized protein LOC112237924; this translates as METVNNTEFLGDFTLNGDHPPRLKETISRDSIVINPAPPARYLLKTKRKDVDGRDGVRRWTIGNHNPCKRNKTLLILGEVGAGKTTLVNAMVNFAIRVKWEDNARFQITERFKDRETCWAHDPRTNAVTAYEIFGWEDAELPFSLTIIDTPGIEDRDGLRPLIEKLRMLLEEERVDHIDAVCHVVKATQNRLTEHQRNIFDAFLSLLGKDMKDNIITLITHSDETRPEVLDIIMEYKLLGDKVPVHFTFNTHLFQTRNPFYDKIYETTWENSMKSMRGFFDKLNGMQHQRTKQTIEVLVERLKLEDCFKHGRIPSEVGAICCTVCEMNCHTGCIACHPYFCQVMLRGKCIMCPQRCSHKKHVRGHQRYADDHTNLRAQLTECFQNMRKNALMPHLEPSLKNQIQRANQEGDKQKLKELEEKKGTIADLIKKNMEMERE